A DNA window from Mycolicibacter hiberniae contains the following coding sequences:
- the mshC gene encoding cysteine--1-D-myo-inosityl 2-amino-2-deoxy-alpha-D-glucopyranoside ligase has protein sequence MQSWSAPAVPVLPGRGPALRLYDTADRQVRPVSPGPTAGMYVCGITPYDATHLGHAATYLVFDLIHRLWLDAGHRVNYVQNVTDVDDPLLERAERDGVPWEALAASQVELFRTDMTALRVLPPRDYVAATEAIAEVVEVVEKMLAAGSAYAVDGEYPDIYFRADATEQFGYESGFDRAAMLELFAERGGDPDRAGKADPLDALLWRAARPGEPSWPASFGAGRPGWHVECTAIALSRIGSGIDIQGGGSDLVFPHHEFSAAHAESLTGERRFARHYVHAGMIGWEGHKMSKSRGNLVLVSKLRAQGVEPAAIRLGLLAEHYRSDRSWDEQTLAAAEARLERWRAATSLPAGPDAQDVVARVRRYLADDLNTGAALAALDGWTTDALAYGGHDGEAPRLVATAVDALLGVSL, from the coding sequence ATGCAATCGTGGTCCGCGCCGGCCGTTCCAGTCCTGCCCGGGCGCGGCCCGGCGCTGCGTCTCTACGACACCGCCGACCGGCAGGTGCGACCGGTGTCGCCGGGCCCGACGGCCGGCATGTACGTCTGCGGCATCACCCCCTATGACGCCACGCACCTCGGTCATGCCGCCACGTACCTGGTGTTCGACCTCATCCACCGGCTCTGGCTCGACGCCGGCCATCGGGTCAACTACGTGCAGAACGTCACCGACGTCGACGACCCGTTGCTCGAGCGGGCCGAACGCGACGGGGTGCCGTGGGAGGCGCTGGCCGCCAGCCAGGTGGAGTTGTTCCGCACCGACATGACCGCGTTGCGGGTACTGCCGCCCCGCGACTACGTGGCGGCCACCGAGGCCATCGCCGAGGTGGTCGAGGTCGTCGAGAAGATGCTGGCCGCCGGATCGGCCTACGCCGTCGACGGCGAGTATCCCGACATCTACTTCCGCGCCGACGCCACCGAGCAGTTCGGCTACGAATCGGGGTTCGACCGCGCCGCCATGCTGGAACTGTTCGCCGAGCGCGGCGGCGACCCGGACCGGGCCGGCAAAGCCGATCCGCTCGACGCCCTGCTGTGGCGGGCCGCCCGGCCCGGCGAGCCCAGCTGGCCCGCCTCGTTCGGAGCCGGCCGGCCGGGCTGGCATGTGGAGTGCACGGCGATCGCGCTCAGCCGCATCGGCTCCGGAATCGATATTCAAGGCGGCGGATCCGACCTGGTCTTCCCGCACCACGAGTTCTCCGCGGCTCACGCCGAATCCCTCACCGGGGAACGGCGTTTCGCCCGGCACTACGTGCACGCCGGGATGATCGGCTGGGAGGGGCACAAGATGTCCAAGAGCCGCGGCAACCTGGTGCTGGTGTCCAAGTTGCGGGCCCAGGGCGTCGAGCCCGCCGCGATCCGGCTGGGTCTGCTGGCCGAGCACTACCGCAGCGACAGGTCCTGGGACGAGCAGACCCTTGCCGCGGCCGAGGCGCGGCTCGAGCGCTGGCGGGCGGCTACCAGCCTGCCCGCCGGGCCGGACGCCCAGGACGTGGTGGCACGGGTCCGCCGCTACCTGGCCGACGACCTCAACACCGGCGCCGCGCTGGCCGCGCTGGACGGCTGGACCACCGATGCGCTCGCGTACGGCGGGCACGACGGCGAGGCGCCGCGGCTGGTGGCCACCGCGGTCGATGCCCTACTGGGAGTATCGCTTTAA
- a CDS encoding SDR family oxidoreductase — protein sequence MPSIHSQVVFITGGAHGIGAEAARRLHNKGAKLVLTDLDKEALDSFAAQLGGDRVLTVVADVRDLDAMQAAAAQAVERFGRIDTVVANAGIASYGSVLGVDPAAFRRVIDVNLVGVFNTVRATLPAVIDRRGYVLVVSSLAAFTAAPGMLPYDASKAGVEHLANALRLEVERLGVTVGSAHMSWIDTALVRDTKKDLSTAAEMLAKLPWPLNKTTSVDQCAEAFVDGIEHRRVRVYCPRWVGLFRWLKPLLSSPIGERPIAKTSGDLMARMDAEVAALGRSTSAYNEGIEQ from the coding sequence ATGCCTTCCATTCACTCTCAGGTCGTGTTCATCACCGGCGGCGCGCACGGTATCGGTGCCGAGGCGGCCCGCCGGCTGCACAACAAGGGCGCCAAGCTGGTCCTGACCGACCTGGACAAAGAAGCGCTGGACTCCTTCGCCGCTCAGCTCGGCGGGGACCGGGTGCTGACGGTCGTCGCCGATGTACGTGACCTCGACGCCATGCAGGCGGCCGCCGCCCAGGCTGTCGAGCGGTTCGGCCGGATCGACACCGTGGTGGCCAACGCGGGCATCGCCAGTTACGGGTCGGTGCTCGGTGTCGACCCCGCGGCGTTTCGCAGGGTCATCGACGTCAACCTGGTGGGGGTGTTCAACACCGTGCGTGCCACCCTGCCCGCCGTGATCGACCGCCGCGGGTACGTGCTGGTGGTGTCGTCCCTGGCGGCGTTCACCGCCGCGCCGGGAATGCTGCCCTATGACGCGTCCAAGGCCGGGGTGGAGCACCTGGCCAACGCGTTGCGCCTCGAGGTCGAACGCCTGGGGGTGACGGTCGGATCGGCCCACATGTCCTGGATCGACACCGCCCTGGTTCGCGACACCAAAAAGGACCTGTCGACCGCGGCCGAGATGCTGGCCAAGCTGCCCTGGCCGCTGAACAAGACCACGTCGGTGGACCAGTGTGCCGAGGCGTTCGTCGACGGGATCGAGCACCGCCGCGTCCGGGTCTACTGCCCGCGCTGGGTGGGGCTGTTCCGGTGGCTCAAGCCGCTGCTGTCCAGCCCGATCGGTGAGCGGCCGATCGCCAAGACCTCCGGCGACCTGATGGCCCGGATGGATGCCGAGGTGGCCGCCCTGGGCCGTTCCACCAGCGCCTACAACGAGGGCATCGAACAGTAG
- a CDS encoding PAC2 family protein: protein MTRPDDGTVLPELHDTIVVAAFEGWNDAGDAASDAVQHLQEIWGARLIVEIDDEDYYDYQVNRPVIRQLDGVTRELVWPSMRISHCRPPGSDRDIVLMHGVEPNMRWRSFCAELLGIIDHLDVDTVVILGALLADTPHTRPVPVSGAAYSAESAARFGLTETRYEGPTGITGVFQDACVAAGIPAVTFWAAVPHYVSQPPNPKATVALLRRVEDALDVEVPLGDLPAQAEEWERAVSEMASEDDEIADYVTALEERDAEVDMTETLSKVDGDALAAEFEKYLRRRRR, encoded by the coding sequence GTGACCCGACCGGATGACGGCACCGTTCTTCCCGAACTGCACGACACCATCGTGGTGGCGGCGTTCGAGGGCTGGAATGACGCCGGCGACGCCGCCAGCGACGCCGTCCAGCATCTCCAGGAGATCTGGGGCGCGCGGCTGATCGTCGAAATCGACGACGAGGACTACTACGACTACCAGGTGAATCGACCGGTGATCCGCCAACTCGACGGCGTCACCCGCGAGCTGGTGTGGCCCTCGATGCGGATCTCGCACTGCCGGCCGCCGGGCAGCGACCGCGACATCGTGCTGATGCACGGCGTCGAGCCCAACATGCGCTGGCGGTCGTTCTGCGCGGAGCTGCTCGGGATCATCGACCACCTCGACGTGGACACCGTGGTGATCCTGGGGGCGTTGCTGGCCGACACACCGCACACCCGCCCGGTGCCGGTGTCCGGGGCGGCGTATTCGGCGGAGTCGGCCGCCCGGTTCGGGCTGACCGAGACCCGCTACGAGGGGCCGACCGGCATCACCGGGGTGTTCCAGGACGCCTGCGTGGCCGCCGGGATTCCCGCGGTCACCTTCTGGGCGGCGGTGCCGCACTACGTGTCACAGCCGCCCAACCCCAAAGCCACCGTCGCCCTGCTACGACGGGTGGAGGACGCCCTGGACGTGGAGGTTCCGTTGGGCGACCTGCCGGCGCAGGCCGAGGAGTGGGAACGGGCGGTCAGCGAGATGGCCAGCGAGGACGACGAGATCGCCGACTATGTGACCGCGCTGGAAGAGCGCGACGCCGAGGTCGACATGACCGAGACGCTGAGCAAGGTCGACGGCGACGCCCTGGCTGCCGAGTTCGAGAAGTATCTGCGGCGCCGGCGGCGCTGA
- the metH gene encoding methionine synthase: protein MVIDGAMGTAIQRDRPDEAGYRGDRFTEWPTALQGNNDLLTLTQPEIIEGIHREYLEAGADILETNTFNANAVSLADYDMVDLSYELNYAGAALARKAADEFSTPDKPRYVAGAIGPTTRTASISPDVNDPGARNVSYDQLVAAYLEAANGLVDGGADILIIETIFDSLNAKAAVFAVETLFEDRGRRWPVIISGTITDASGRTLSGQVTEAFWNSIRHAKPIAVGLNCALGAPEMRPYIAEMARIADTYVSCYPNAGLPNAFGEYEETPERQAGYIADFADAGLVNLVGGCCGTAPPHIAAIAQVVEGKPPRELPTIEVATRLAGLEPLNITDESLFVNIGERTNITGSARFRNLIKAGDYDTALSVALQQVEVGAQVIDINMDEGMIDGVAAMDRFTKLIATEPDISRVPVMIDSSKWEVIEAGLKNVQGKPIVNSISMKEGEEKFIREARLCRKYGSAVVVMAFDEQGQADNLERRKEICGRAYRILTEQVGFPAEDIIFDPNCFALATGIEEHATYGIDFIEACAWIKKNLPGVHISGGISNVSFSFRGNNPVREAIHAVFLFHAIKAGLDMGIVNAGALVPYDSIDPELRDRIEDVVLNRREDAAERLLEIAERFNTSEKAEDPAAAEWRSLPVRERITHALVKGIDAHVDADTEELRAEIAAAGGRPIEVIEGPLMDGMNVVGDLFGAGKMFLPQVVKSARVMKKAVAYLLPYIEAEKEAAGTTEDKDTNGTIVMATVKGDVHDIGKNIVGVVLQCNNYEVIDLGVMVPAQKILDAAKEHDADIIGLSGLITPSLDEMVNFAVEMEREGMKIPLLIGGATTSRAHTAVKISPRRSGPVVWVKDASRSVPVAAALLDDKQRPALLEATEADYASLRERHAQKNERPMVTLEKARANRTPIEWDGYTPPVPAQGLGVREFHNYDLAELREYIDWQPFFNAWEMKGRFPDILNNPASGEAARKLYDDAQEMLDTLIKEKWLTANGVIGFFPANAVGDDIELYTDETRTQVLATLHNLRQQGEHRQGVPNRSLGDYIAPKETGLRDYVGAFAVTAGLGSGEKIAEFKAALDDYSAILLESIADRLAEAFAERMHQRVRTEFWGFVPSEHLDNEALIAEKYQGIRPAPGYPACPEHTEKATLWKLMDVQARTGIELTESMAMWPGAAVSGWYFAHPQSQYFVVGRLAQDQVADYARRKGWTLTEAERWLAPNLGYNPED from the coding sequence ATGGTGATCGACGGCGCGATGGGCACGGCGATTCAGCGTGACCGCCCCGATGAGGCGGGCTACCGCGGCGACCGATTCACCGAGTGGCCGACTGCGCTGCAGGGCAACAACGATCTGCTCACCCTGACGCAGCCGGAGATCATCGAGGGCATTCATCGCGAATACCTCGAGGCGGGCGCCGACATCCTGGAGACCAACACCTTCAACGCCAACGCGGTCTCGCTCGCCGACTACGACATGGTCGACTTGAGCTACGAGCTGAATTACGCGGGCGCCGCCCTGGCGCGCAAGGCGGCCGATGAGTTCAGCACACCGGACAAGCCCCGGTACGTCGCCGGCGCCATCGGGCCCACGACGCGCACGGCGTCGATCTCGCCCGACGTCAACGACCCCGGGGCCCGCAACGTCTCCTACGACCAGCTGGTGGCCGCTTATCTTGAGGCCGCCAACGGCCTCGTCGACGGTGGTGCCGACATCCTCATCATCGAGACGATCTTCGACTCGCTCAACGCCAAGGCCGCGGTGTTCGCCGTCGAGACGCTGTTCGAGGACCGCGGGCGCCGCTGGCCGGTCATCATCTCCGGCACCATCACCGATGCGTCCGGTCGCACGTTGTCGGGTCAGGTCACCGAGGCGTTCTGGAACTCGATCCGGCATGCGAAGCCGATCGCGGTGGGCCTCAACTGTGCCTTGGGTGCACCGGAGATGCGGCCCTACATCGCCGAGATGGCGCGGATCGCGGACACCTATGTCTCCTGCTATCCGAACGCCGGTCTGCCCAATGCCTTCGGCGAGTACGAGGAGACCCCGGAGCGACAGGCCGGCTACATCGCCGACTTCGCCGACGCCGGCCTGGTCAACCTCGTGGGGGGGTGTTGCGGCACGGCGCCGCCGCACATCGCCGCCATCGCCCAGGTCGTCGAGGGCAAGCCGCCGCGTGAGCTGCCCACGATCGAGGTGGCCACCCGACTCGCGGGCCTGGAACCGCTCAACATCACCGACGAGTCGCTGTTCGTCAACATCGGTGAACGCACCAACATCACCGGTTCCGCCCGGTTCCGCAACCTGATCAAGGCCGGGGACTACGACACCGCCCTGTCGGTGGCGTTGCAGCAGGTCGAGGTCGGTGCGCAGGTGATCGACATCAACATGGACGAAGGCATGATCGACGGCGTCGCCGCCATGGACCGGTTCACCAAACTGATCGCGACCGAGCCGGACATCAGCCGCGTCCCGGTGATGATCGACTCCTCCAAGTGGGAGGTCATCGAGGCGGGCCTGAAGAACGTACAGGGCAAGCCGATCGTCAACTCGATCTCCATGAAGGAGGGCGAGGAGAAGTTCATCCGCGAGGCACGGCTGTGCCGCAAGTACGGCTCCGCCGTGGTCGTGATGGCTTTCGACGAGCAGGGGCAGGCCGACAACCTGGAGCGCCGCAAGGAGATCTGCGGACGCGCCTACCGCATCCTGACCGAGCAGGTCGGCTTCCCGGCCGAGGACATCATCTTCGACCCGAACTGTTTCGCGCTGGCGACCGGCATCGAGGAGCACGCGACCTACGGGATCGACTTCATCGAGGCCTGCGCGTGGATCAAGAAAAACCTTCCCGGGGTGCACATCTCCGGCGGTATCTCGAACGTGTCGTTCTCGTTCCGGGGCAACAACCCGGTTCGTGAGGCGATCCACGCGGTGTTCCTGTTCCACGCCATCAAGGCCGGTTTGGACATGGGCATCGTCAACGCCGGCGCGCTGGTGCCCTACGACTCGATCGACCCCGAACTGCGGGACCGGATCGAAGACGTCGTCCTGAACCGTCGCGAGGATGCAGCCGAGCGGCTGCTGGAGATCGCCGAACGGTTCAACACCTCCGAGAAGGCCGAAGATCCCGCCGCCGCCGAGTGGCGCAGCCTTCCGGTGCGTGAGCGCATCACCCATGCCCTGGTCAAGGGCATCGACGCGCACGTCGACGCCGACACCGAGGAACTGCGGGCCGAGATCGCCGCCGCGGGCGGCCGGCCGATCGAGGTGATCGAGGGCCCGCTGATGGACGGCATGAACGTGGTCGGCGACCTGTTCGGCGCGGGCAAGATGTTTCTGCCCCAGGTGGTCAAGTCGGCCCGCGTGATGAAGAAGGCCGTGGCCTACCTGCTGCCCTACATCGAGGCGGAGAAGGAAGCGGCCGGCACCACCGAGGACAAGGACACCAACGGCACGATCGTCATGGCGACCGTGAAGGGCGACGTCCACGACATCGGCAAGAACATCGTCGGAGTCGTCTTGCAGTGCAACAACTACGAGGTGATCGACCTCGGGGTGATGGTGCCCGCCCAGAAGATCCTGGACGCGGCGAAGGAACACGACGCCGACATCATCGGTCTGTCCGGCCTGATCACGCCGTCCTTGGACGAGATGGTCAACTTCGCTGTCGAGATGGAACGCGAAGGCATGAAGATCCCGCTGCTGATCGGCGGGGCGACCACCTCGCGGGCCCACACCGCGGTCAAGATTTCGCCGCGCCGCAGCGGCCCGGTGGTCTGGGTCAAGGATGCGTCCCGCTCGGTGCCCGTCGCCGCCGCGCTGCTCGACGACAAGCAGCGGCCGGCGCTGCTGGAGGCCACCGAGGCCGACTACGCGTCCCTGCGGGAACGGCACGCCCAGAAGAACGAGCGGCCGATGGTGACGCTGGAGAAGGCCCGCGCGAACCGGACGCCCATCGAATGGGACGGCTACACGCCGCCGGTGCCGGCCCAGGGGCTGGGGGTGCGGGAGTTCCACAACTACGACCTCGCCGAACTGCGCGAATACATCGACTGGCAGCCGTTCTTCAATGCCTGGGAGATGAAGGGCCGCTTCCCCGACATCCTCAACAATCCGGCCTCGGGCGAGGCTGCCCGCAAGCTCTACGACGACGCCCAGGAAATGCTGGACACCCTGATCAAAGAGAAGTGGCTGACCGCCAACGGCGTGATCGGGTTCTTCCCGGCCAACGCGGTCGGCGACGACATCGAGCTCTACACCGATGAGACCCGCACCCAGGTGCTGGCCACGCTGCACAACCTGCGCCAGCAGGGCGAGCACCGCCAAGGCGTCCCGAACCGGTCGTTGGGCGACTACATCGCCCCCAAAGAAACGGGCCTCCGGGACTACGTCGGCGCCTTCGCCGTCACCGCGGGCCTGGGCAGCGGCGAGAAGATCGCGGAGTTCAAAGCCGCCCTCGACGACTACAGCGCCATCCTGCTGGAGTCGATCGCCGACCGGCTGGCGGAGGCGTTCGCCGAGCGGATGCACCAGCGGGTTCGCACGGAGTTCTGGGGATTTGTGCCCAGCGAGCACCTGGACAACGAGGCGCTGATCGCCGAGAAGTACCAGGGCATCCGCCCCGCGCCCGGCTACCCGGCCTGCCCGGAGCACACCGAGAAGGCGACGCTGTGGAAGCTGATGGACGTGCAGGCGCGCACCGGCATCGAACTGACCGAGTCGATGGCGATGTGGCCCGGCGCCGCGGTCAGCGGCTGGTATTTCGCGCACCCGCAGTCGCAGTACTTCGTGGTCGGCCGGTTGGCCCAGGACCAGGTCGCCGACTACGCCAGGCGCAAAGGCTGGACTCTGACCGAGGCCGAGCGCTGGCTGGCGCCCAACCTCGGTTACAACCCGGAGGACTGA
- a CDS encoding HAD family hydrolase, whose product MTVLRAVLCDMDGTLVDSEKLWDVAMEALYDRLGGVLTPEVRAATVGGCAENTMRIVYDDLGLPPDPAAMAASARWLHDYTGELFDAGLPWCDGAQDLLEALAAAAVPTALVTNTPRMLAERALGSIGRHYFSAVVCGDEVPAGKPAPDPYLRAAQLLELDPRWCLAVEDSPTGAAAAEAAGCPVLVVPNALPVPGGARRHQVTSLRGLGLADLHQICVRLADSQPASAGNPRDPS is encoded by the coding sequence ATGACTGTGCTGCGCGCGGTGCTCTGCGACATGGACGGCACCCTTGTCGACTCCGAAAAGCTGTGGGATGTCGCCATGGAAGCGCTCTATGACCGCCTCGGCGGGGTCTTGACGCCGGAGGTCCGGGCCGCGACGGTCGGTGGCTGCGCCGAGAACACCATGCGGATCGTCTACGACGACCTCGGCCTGCCGCCCGACCCGGCAGCCATGGCGGCATCGGCGCGCTGGCTGCACGACTACACCGGAGAGCTGTTCGACGCGGGCCTGCCCTGGTGCGACGGCGCACAGGACCTGCTCGAGGCGCTGGCCGCCGCGGCGGTGCCGACGGCGCTGGTGACCAACACGCCGCGCATGCTGGCCGAGCGGGCGCTGGGCAGCATCGGCCGGCACTACTTCTCGGCCGTGGTCTGCGGCGACGAGGTGCCCGCGGGCAAGCCGGCGCCGGACCCCTACCTGCGTGCCGCGCAGCTGCTGGAGCTGGACCCGCGCTGGTGTCTGGCCGTGGAGGACTCGCCGACGGGGGCCGCCGCGGCCGAGGCAGCGGGTTGCCCGGTACTGGTGGTGCCCAATGCGCTGCCGGTGCCGGGCGGTGCCCGGCGCCACCAGGTGACGTCGCTGCGTGGGCTCGGACTGGCAGACCTGCACCAGATCTGCGTCCGGCTGGCCGACTCGCAACCGGCCTCCGCCGGAAACCCACGTGACCCCTCCTGA
- a CDS encoding phosphoribosyl-ATP diphosphatase, producing the protein MKQSLLVKTFEELFAELGERAATRPAGSATVAALDAGVHTVGKKILEEAGEVWLAAEHESDDALAGEISQLLYWTQVLMISRGLTLSDVYRKL; encoded by the coding sequence ATGAAACAATCGCTGCTCGTGAAGACCTTCGAGGAGCTGTTCGCCGAGCTCGGCGAGCGCGCCGCCACCCGCCCGGCCGGCAGCGCCACCGTGGCAGCCCTGGACGCCGGGGTGCACACCGTCGGCAAGAAGATCCTGGAGGAGGCCGGCGAGGTGTGGCTGGCCGCCGAGCACGAGTCCGACGACGCGCTGGCCGGTGAGATCAGTCAGCTGTTGTATTGGACCCAGGTGCTGATGATCTCGCGCGGGCTGACGCTGTCCGACGTGTACAGAAAGCTGTGA
- the hisG gene encoding ATP phosphoribosyltransferase, with product MLRVAVPNKGALSEAAAEMLSEAGYRSRTDAKDLTVLDPVNKVEFFFLRPKDIAIYVGSGELDFGITGRDLAAESGAPVAERLALGFGSSRFRYAAPAGRDWVAADLAGKRIATAYPNLVRRDLAAKGIEATVIRLDGAVEISIQLGVADAIADVVGSGRTLRQHGLVAFGESLCDSEAVLIEGAQPNGRSSETAAARDQLAARVQGVVFGQQYLMLDYDCPRVVLDQATAITPGLESPTIAPLADPDWAAVRALVPRRGVNAIMDELAAIGAKAILASDIRFCRF from the coding sequence ATGTTGCGTGTCGCGGTGCCCAACAAGGGCGCGCTCAGTGAAGCTGCCGCGGAAATGCTGTCGGAGGCCGGCTACCGCAGCCGCACCGACGCCAAGGACCTGACGGTCCTCGATCCGGTCAACAAGGTCGAGTTCTTCTTCTTGCGACCGAAGGACATCGCGATCTACGTCGGCTCCGGCGAACTCGACTTCGGGATCACCGGTCGCGACCTGGCGGCCGAGTCGGGGGCCCCGGTGGCCGAACGGCTGGCGCTGGGATTCGGATCCTCACGGTTCCGCTACGCCGCCCCGGCCGGGCGCGACTGGGTCGCCGCGGACCTGGCCGGCAAGCGCATCGCCACCGCCTATCCGAACCTGGTTCGCCGCGACCTGGCCGCCAAGGGCATCGAGGCCACCGTCATCCGGCTCGACGGGGCGGTGGAGATCTCGATCCAGCTGGGGGTCGCCGACGCGATCGCCGACGTGGTCGGCTCCGGGCGCACGCTGCGCCAGCACGGCCTGGTGGCCTTCGGTGAGTCCCTGTGCGACTCCGAGGCGGTGTTGATCGAGGGTGCCCAGCCCAACGGCCGCAGCTCCGAAACCGCCGCCGCCCGCGATCAGCTGGCCGCCCGGGTGCAGGGCGTGGTGTTCGGCCAGCAGTATCTGATGCTGGACTACGACTGCCCGCGTGTGGTGCTCGACCAGGCCACGGCGATCACCCCGGGCCTGGAATCACCGACCATCGCCCCACTCGCCGACCCGGACTGGGCGGCGGTGCGCGCCCTGGTGCCGCGGCGCGGGGTCAACGCGATCATGGACGAGCTGGCCGCGATCGGCGCGAAAGCCATCCTGGCCTCGGATATCAGGTTCTGCCGATTTTGA
- a CDS encoding DUF4126 family protein has product MTHFIVLVLALFIGAVAGLRAFTAPAVMAWAAVLHWINLNGSWAEWLTHPVTVTILTLLAVGELITDQLPSTPARTVPVQFGARLVLGGFAGAVLGTAWNYTWTALGAGIIGAVIGTLVGFRVRQRLVAANGGRDLPIALAEDAIAVLGGFAIAALTAVV; this is encoded by the coding sequence GTGACGCATTTCATCGTGCTGGTACTCGCGCTGTTCATCGGCGCCGTTGCCGGGCTGCGCGCGTTCACTGCGCCGGCCGTCATGGCCTGGGCCGCCGTGCTGCACTGGATCAATTTGAACGGGTCGTGGGCCGAGTGGCTGACCCATCCGGTGACCGTCACCATCCTGACGCTGCTGGCGGTCGGTGAACTCATCACCGACCAGCTGCCCAGCACGCCGGCGCGCACGGTGCCCGTGCAGTTCGGCGCGCGGCTGGTCCTGGGTGGATTCGCCGGCGCGGTGCTCGGCACGGCCTGGAATTACACCTGGACGGCACTCGGTGCGGGCATCATCGGTGCGGTGATCGGCACCCTGGTCGGTTTCCGGGTACGCCAGCGCCTTGTTGCCGCCAACGGCGGCCGCGATCTGCCGATCGCATTGGCGGAGGACGCCATCGCGGTGCTGGGCGGTTTCGCGATCGCCGCGTTGACCGCGGTGGTCTGA
- a CDS encoding thioesterase family protein, with amino-acid sequence MTGSYYHRASGAGPDDVVYRPTDLTRSNWGLLQHGSPPLALLTREIEHLLAGSDQRVARLSLDILGAVPLAPVRVAARVQRPGRRIRLLEAEMLSCDDDRPVARLSAWALATSDTAAVTSDRHAPLASVPPLPLPDWFAQASGYAESVTWRVQPDAPDGSAIAWLSPQVSLVDDEPTTALQRLAMVVDSANGVGAALDVDEYLFMNTDTVVHLHRLPTGTEFGLRARASIGPDGVGVTTAELFDHDGFVGTSAQALLVQRR; translated from the coding sequence GTGACCGGCAGCTACTACCACCGGGCAAGCGGTGCGGGCCCAGACGACGTGGTCTACCGGCCTACTGACCTGACCCGCAGCAACTGGGGCCTGCTCCAGCACGGTTCACCGCCGCTGGCCCTGCTCACCCGCGAGATCGAGCACCTGCTCGCCGGATCGGATCAGCGGGTGGCCCGGCTGAGCCTGGACATCCTGGGGGCCGTCCCGCTGGCCCCGGTACGGGTGGCGGCGCGGGTGCAGCGGCCGGGCCGGCGGATCCGGCTGCTGGAGGCCGAGATGCTCAGCTGTGACGACGACCGGCCGGTGGCGCGGCTGAGCGCCTGGGCGCTGGCCACCTCCGACACCGCCGCGGTGACCAGCGACCGGCACGCGCCCCTTGCCAGCGTGCCGCCGCTGCCACTGCCGGACTGGTTCGCCCAGGCCAGCGGGTACGCCGAGTCGGTGACGTGGCGCGTGCAGCCCGACGCGCCCGACGGCTCGGCGATCGCCTGGCTGAGCCCGCAGGTGTCCCTGGTGGACGACGAGCCGACCACCGCGCTGCAGCGGCTGGCGATGGTGGTGGACTCCGCGAACGGCGTTGGCGCCGCACTGGACGTCGACGAGTACCTGTTCATGAACACCGACACCGTGGTACACCTGCACCGGTTGCCGACCGGGACGGAATTCGGCCTGCGGGCCCGCGCCTCCATCGGGCCGGACGGGGTGGGGGTCACCACCGCGGAGCTGTTCGACCATGACGGATTCGTCGGGACATCCGCGCAGGCGTTGTTGGTGCAGCGGCGCTGA
- a CDS encoding RecB family exonuclease, producing MSRPALSPSRAADFKQCPLLYRFRAIDRLPEPPSTAQLRGSVVHGALERLYALPAAQRGPETAQGLVAPAWEQLLDAAPDCAAGLDAEQLMAEARKLLAGYYRLEDPRRFDPQSCEQRVEVELADGTLLRGFVDRIDVAASGELRVVDYKTGRAPAAAGRLPGAESKALFQMKFYAVALLRSRGVLPARLRLIYLADGQLLDYAPDHGELLRFEKILVAIWRAIQTAGATGDFRPQPSRLCDWCAHRALCPAFGGTPPPYPGWPADSAA from the coding sequence ATGAGCAGGCCGGCACTGTCCCCGTCCCGGGCGGCCGACTTCAAGCAGTGTCCGCTGCTGTACCGCTTCCGGGCCATCGATCGGCTGCCGGAACCACCCTCGACCGCCCAGCTGCGCGGCTCGGTGGTGCACGGCGCGTTGGAGCGCCTGTACGCCCTGCCGGCGGCCCAGCGCGGCCCCGAGACCGCCCAGGGCCTGGTGGCCCCGGCCTGGGAACAGCTGCTCGACGCCGCGCCGGACTGCGCCGCCGGCCTCGATGCCGAGCAGCTCATGGCCGAGGCACGCAAGCTGCTGGCCGGCTACTACCGGCTGGAGGATCCCCGCCGCTTCGACCCGCAGAGCTGCGAGCAGCGGGTGGAGGTCGAGCTGGCCGACGGCACCCTGCTGCGCGGATTCGTCGACCGCATCGACGTCGCGGCGAGCGGCGAACTGCGGGTGGTCGACTACAAGACCGGTAGGGCTCCGGCGGCGGCGGGGAGGCTTCCCGGCGCCGAGTCGAAGGCGCTGTTTCAGATGAAGTTCTACGCCGTGGCGCTGTTGCGCTCCCGCGGCGTGCTGCCCGCACGGCTGCGGCTGATCTACCTGGCCGACGGGCAACTGCTGGACTACGCGCCAGATCACGGCGAGCTGCTGCGGTTCGAGAAGATCTTGGTCGCGATCTGGCGTGCCATCCAAACCGCCGGTGCCACCGGAGATTTCCGGCCACAGCCGTCACGCCTGTGCGACTGGTGCGCACACCGTGCGCTGTGTCCGGCCTTCGGCGGGACACCGCCCCCCTACCCCGGCTGGCCGGCGGACAGCGCGGCGTGA